The window TCCTCAATCAAATCAAAATCTTCATCTTCCATTTCCATAATACTTAACCATTTTAACCCCTTTGATGGATTCTTAGGATCAACTGGAATACCATATTGATTTCCTCTTGTCATGTTGTTTTCACCCATCATTTGATGGGTTACTTTAATTTTTGTATCTGTTAGTAACATAATAAAAACGCTATCTAACACCAGCTATAGAGGATAGCTTCAAGAGACTTGTTATAGCTTGGGAGGATCGTTCCAGCCACCCTCCATAGCTGTCGGACGTTAGTCAGAATTTAAATAACGCCATATTTCTGAACAATAGCCTATTTGGTATTTACAATCATCCAGTGCATTATGAGCATTTCCGGATTGCTTGAAATTGGCTTTTATATTCGGAGCAAAACTTACCAATGTTCTAATACACCGTTCCTTCTTGTAATCCCAAGGTATATCCATTCCTGCCTTATTGAAGGCATTTTGTAATATACCACAATCAAACCGTGCTGAATTACCCCAAATTTGATAATTTTTATTACAGAATTCCGCAACGTCCGAAAGAGCATTTTGAATAGGTATTGAAACTCGGTCTGTAAATTCCTTCCTGGCATGATCATTTTGTTTCATCCACCATTTTAATGTAGAAGCATCAATGATCAGTCCTAAATCGATGCAACTTTGAAGGTCTACATTCACATAAAATTCACGTCCTGTAATACCTGTTTCGATATCAAATTCCACCAGACCAATACTTATTATCGCTGCAAATGAGGCATTCCCCATTGTTTCTAAATCCAGCATTAAATGCTTAAAACAATCTTTCATTATTTTAAAGGGGGTTATCCGTGAGCAGCTGCCACACTTTGAAGTCTATAAACTTTGCAAGGGTAGGTTTCCGCTTTTTCGGCGGCGGAAAAATCAGCCCCACATTCAAATACATTCCCGTTCTTATCCACCCATACCCAGGATTCACCCCCTCTGGTTTTTTCCGGTAGGATCTGAGGTACCCGGTTTATCCACTGGTTTTTATTGGCCAGTTCAAAAAGCAATTCACCTTTTACTGTGATGTCTCTTACACATTCTTCCGGTAAAGGATCCTTACTATAATTTTTAGTGAGGGGAATATGTTTAATCTCATGGTCACCGGTCGTAACAATTTCCAATATGATGCCTTGATAAACGAAAATCAACTCAGGCATTTTAATAAATTTTGGAAGACAGCCCCTTTCTTCTATCATAAGACTATTCCCGTATTTTTCGAATTCTTCAATAATTGCCAAATTAGTAAGCTCATCGATTACTATTACAGATGTATCTTTTGCAACATGTTGTCCAGTCCAAAATGGGTCTTGAATCATTTCCTCAGAAACCCATGAAGCATTCATTTCTTTTACCAATTCTTTGGCCTTAGTCGTTTTTCCTGATCCCTGGGGACCTGTGATTATTGTTATCATAATATTTATTGGTTTATTGGTGAATGATTTAATTGATGTTGGGAATATCTGCAGGTCTACCTGAGTGCAAACCTTTGTTTTTTGCGGTCTCGAATTCCATGAAATTATCATACACGACTATATAATCCACTTTTACTTTTACGGAACTTGTACTATCCAACCACGATGTAATATCATAGTGAACATATAGTGTGGAACCGCCTCTAAGTGTGGCAAAATGCCTTGCCTTTTCACAGAAGTCATTCACTTCTTTATTTTCAAGCAGAACCTTTTTTGTGTGATTGGCTACTTCATGTATTTTCAAAATCCTTTGGTGAAGCTTACCCAATACATCTGGATCCTGTTTTATTTGTTCTCTTGTGAATTTGTACATGGGTTCTGGTTTTATCTGTGATGGAGTGATGTGGTGATTTAGTGATTTGGTGATGGAGTGCACTTTATTCGCCAGTATTAGTTAATAACTTTAGCCAGTCGTTAGCCATCATTTACCCGACCTTTGAGTAAAGCGACTACATTATCGTACAATTTCCATTTTGGGTTTATATTACCAGTGTACATTGGTATCTGTTCACGTATTTTTAAAGCCGTAAACTCGGACATTTTAGCAATTTCGATGTAAGTCAAGCCTAAATCCATATCGCTTATTTCGGTTTCTAATTGGTCAGCTATTACAACTGCCTTTTTAAATTCTGCATCCATAATAAAAACGTTTGGGTATTTTCTTTTATATTGACATGATTTTTTAATTAATAATCAAACCCTAAATTCAGGTTCCAAATATTTAATCCCCAGTTTATCAAAGAGGTCTTTTTCTTCTAGGAAGTCGAGTTTCTTATCATCGATATAAAGGTGACCTCCTTCACTTTTGTATCCTAGGCTAGTCCATTTTCGGGCTAGGGTTTTATGGGAGTATTCTGCACTTCCTGTACGGATGGCAAAGATCATCCCCCAGTTTTCTTTGGTGGCGAAAAACAGGTCCAGCTTGATACCCTCGGGCAATGTCCTTTGGGTATACTTGCAGGGTAGAGATCCTTTTACTTTCGCCCATTGGTTTACTACTGTGGCTATACCGCTTTCAAACAGACCCACATCATAGGGCTTTGGTATGGCCACTATCTCTATGTCCTTTACCTCAGCCTTTTTCCTCCGTATACTCCCGGCTATTTCTATGCGCTCGCAATGTGGAGCAAGTATGGCTTTTACTTTTTCTGCGATCAATAATGCTTCTCTGTTTTTCATTTGGGTTTGGGCTTTGATGATGTATTGATTTGGTGATCGAGTGATCTATTTTTTTAAATGGATTTCCTTTCCGTTAATTTTATCGATGCTCAATGGAGAATAATCATCTATCCCACTTTTGGATACCATCCAGCATACATCCCAATGGGAGAAAGTGAAAGTCCTTAATGTACCTGGGCATTTTCTGCACCTGACCCTATCACCATTTTTTACGATTGACTTTGCTTTTCTGATTATTTTTATCTGGGCTTCATTCATCTGGATCTTCTTTGAATTTCCTATACAGTTCAGAAGTAGTGTAATTTTTACCATCATCAAGTACCTATTCATCACCCCACTTTTCAGCATTTTGGTTTAGATAATTGCCAAATTGTATTGCATCCGTCAATGGTAGTTTTTCGCCAGTACATTCTTCATTCTTGATTTCGTAGAAGCTGTCATGACCACAATTAGGGCATACATACGTATGTAAAAAAGGTATTCCATCATTTGGTTTTACCCTCTTTTCTGAATGAAATCCAGTCCATCCACATTTACAACATTCATATTTATTTTTCATATTATATTTCAGTTAATATTTTTCAATTAATATTCTATTTCTAAATTTTCTACTCCAAAATCCTCTATATATCCAAGTACAGCTGCTTCATCTTTGGTAAGATTGTTTCCCGATTCTGCTTTAATCTGGATGCGGTTGTATATCCAGATTAGATAGCTGTCTGGCACATTGGCCATCGACTTTCCTTTATGCATGCCAAATGGCATAGGATCCTGATCTGTCATGGTTAGTTTTGATTAAATTTTTTCTGGGAAGAATTAGCTATTTGGTTGGTTGTTTCTTGAACATCTTTCTCCCAAGAGAATGCAATTTTGTTTGGTTTCATTGAAGGTATTAAGTGAAGGATACAGTAATCTTGAAGAATGTTACATGGGTCTAATTTCTTGGCTGTAGAAGGGTGCATTATAACCATCACTGGAGGCCCTTTTTCTTTTAGTAGTTGGTGAAATTTGTGGCCTTCCGGATAATGTAAGGAGCTAAAGCATTCAAAGAATTTAGTTCTGATGTAATTCTGCTCTGCCTTCATTTCTTCAAATCGGGCCTTTAGGTCTTCAAGTGTTGGTCTATCCATTGGTTGAGGGGTTGAGTGGTTTAGCATTCTTTTGGCTGTACATTCTTTTGATATTCTGGCCAAAGGACCTTACCACTTTTTTGGTAAAATACTTCGGGTTTTCTTCCAGGATCCTACGTTTTTCTTTTTGGGATATAGGCACGTTTTTTTGCACATGCAGGTAGATTTTCCTCACCTCTTCCGGGGCTTCGCTGTATTGTTTTACATTCAGGGTCTTGAGCTGGTATTTGATACTTTTTTTCATAATGATTTTGGGTTAGGCTACTGCCTGTTTGGTTAATAATTTATTAATGGCCATTAGTCTAGCTTCTGCTTTTTTCATGGCCAGATTGACTTCCACAGAATTACCGATAAATCGCTTTTGGTCTGTTTGGGTCCCTATGAGCTGATATTGGTCTCCAAATCCTTGTATCCTTAGCAGCTCAGCCACTTTGAGCATGCGCATCTTGATATCCATGATTCCATACATGGCCATGAAGAGCTTTATTTTCTGCATCGTTTCGCAATCTTCGTCATAGATACAGATCACTCCTTCACCTTCTGTGGCATCTACCAGATATGGTGGCATCTTATCCATTCTGGCGATAAGGGTGAAGCATGGACGGTTGAGGTCGTTTCCTTTGCTCTGGTATTGTGGATTGAGGATATAGAAGTGTTTCCTGCTTGCAAGTAATGTGGGAGCAGGTTTTTCAATATTGGCTCCGGTATTTTGATAATTATGGTTCATTAGCCATTTGGCTTGAATGACGTTGCTTTTGGGTACTGTCATTATACTTGGTGCGGGATTATCCAGTGAGCCATTTTGACCGCCATTGGTAAAGTTGTTCATAAAGAATGCTGTCATTTTACAATGTTTGTCATTGGTGAGGATGCTACCTGCAGGTACTTCTACAGATTGATGGTTCAGTTCTGACCTGAATTGCTTATCTATCCATATCACTTGAATTTTGGCTATTCTGTCTTTGGTGGTAAGGGTGCTGCTTGGTCCATCTACGTTTACCAGATTCTCCCCTGTTCCATGGTATTTCATAAGGAAAGTGGGAGTTACTATGCTTTGATTTGCTGAAGTAGTGATTGTTCTTGCCGGTTCATTCAGTGGGTGCACCTTTTGATGAGGTTTTCCGGAGAAATGTTTTGCTATAAATTTGGTATTTACTAATGCCAACCTATTTTGCGTGGTTACTGTAGGGCATACTCCATCCAAATCCACAGGGTTTGAAATACCGGATTTCGGATTATTTGATAGGTACTTCATTATAAATTCTGGCTCCTTACCTTCCCCTACATATTTAACCAATCCTGCATAGATCCTTTTAAGGGTGTTTTCTGATAGGTCTTTTTTTCGATTGAAAATACTTTTTCCCTCATCTTCCAGATCCAATGCCGGTTTTACTGCTTTCCATTTTTTTAGGCCTCCAAATAACCCTTCTTTCTCTGGGTTTTGGGCATGTGTAGGCTTGGGCCATGTAAAAGGTACGTGGGGTTTTATGAATTGACCAAAATACCTCCTTCTGGCGGTGATGGCTCCAAAATCTGCACTGTTTAGAATTCTGTTATCGTATTCATAGCCGTATTGCTCACAGATGTTCTTTTTCCAGTTTTGATAATATTTCCCGTTCTTTTTTGAATAAGGTACCATATGATATCCTCCGGTGTTTTTCACCTTTAAGTCAGACCTGTTTTTGTGTGATTTTTCACAGGCTATTCGCAATGGCCCCCAACTCATAAATTCCACCACATTTTCGATATCAATATAATCCGGGTTTAACGCCTCTATGTACCGGTAAAGGTGTTCGGCTAGGGTACGGCTATCTGCATCCCGGTGATTACCTCCCTTGGCTTTGCTAAAGTGGGTACATTCCAAAGATGCCCATAGGCAGATAATAGCTTCCTGATTCCACTGTCTGATTATTTTCACCAGTTCACACAACTCTGTGAGATCAAAAGTCTTGATATCTTCAGTAGCATGAATCGTATTCGGTAAATTAGCAGCATGGGAAGCTATAGCCAGTGGATCATGATTGATACAATAGATCACAGTTCCACCACCTTTGGTAACTCCCCAGCTGACTCCTCCTGCCCCGCAGAATAGATCCACGTAAAAAACCTTAGCCTGCATATCCAGTTGCATACAATCTCCAGATTTGGAAGTGAATTTTAGCTTGCCATCTTGGCTTATTTGGTAATTGGATTTTGCTATGTTTTTCATGAATTTATAAATGTTTGATTCAGGCAAAAAATATCGAAGCAGGCCGATTGAGGTCAAGGTGGAACGGAATAAAGCCTCTTTTAAAATAGGTTCTTATTTATGCCGTAGTACCTTGGTATTTGTTAGAATTAATTGGGTAGTACCTTATCGGCCTGCTGAGTAACTTGCCTGCAATCAATCTTTTACTTAGATTTCTTTTGGTGCCAGCATGTCTACTTTGATGGGCTTGTCAGAAGTATAGCCTTCGAGTTTAAAATTTCTAATTTCAATTGTATTGAGTAGTAAGTTTAAATCATCAGTGATACTATCCTTCGAACTACTATTTAGGTTCAAAGAAATGAAACCATTATTTGTGATTACCAACTCACAAGGTCCATGTTTATCAGGATCCCTTTCAAGAAGTTGAAGGGCAGCATCATACTGGTTGTCATAGAAGTGGACACATTTGAGGGTTCCTTCTATGGCTTGGGCTTTGTAACCCGTGAGGCTTTCAAGTATTTTGGCAAGCAACCCATAGGAGGCTATATTGAAGGGAAGTCCCAGAAAAACATCCACGGACCTTTGATTCCAATGAAGTTCAAAGCCAAAGGAACCATCTTCTAATGGAACACCTATCACCTGAAATTCACTGTGGCAGGGAGGTAGTGCCGTTTCGAAAATTTCTGAAGGATTCCAGGCATTTACTTTTAGTCGGCTAGACATGATGTCTTTTTTCATCCCTAATATGAGGTCGGCTATTTGGTCAGTTTTCCCGTTAAAGTTTCTCCAATGCACGGAGTAGTTTTGCCCTACTGGTCCTCTTCCTTTTTTACTGAATTCTTCAAAAGTGAGCATTCTAAAACTCCCGTCTGGATTTTCCACAAGTCCAGTATTGTCCGGGCCATTATGAGAATGATGCTTTACATACCAATTGTATGCATCTTTATTCCAGATATCTATACCGTTTTCATTGAGGTATTTGACATCATTGTCCCCTCTCAGAAACCAAATAAGTTCCCCTACTATGGCTTTCCACCAAAGTTTTTTGTTAGTAAGCGCTGGAAATCCATCAGTAAATGAGTGTCTGAAGGTGTAAGAAGGTATCTGCAGTCTTTTTACTCCTCTGTTTTTGTTTTCATATTCACGACCTTCCGCAAATATCTTCCTACATAATTCTTGATAAGTGTGATCTATTTTTGACATATTAATTAGGGTGTTTTGAGGCCTCCCAGACCTTTGGGTTATGTTAAAATGGTGCAGTATCGTTTTTTTCGGTCCATATCTTTTCTTGCTGATATTGCTTGTTATCGAGCTTTTCGGCTTCTTCAAATTTGCCAGTTTGGGGTGGCTCTTTGGAATCTTCATCTATTTGCCATCTGCCCTTATATTCTCGATATTCTTCTTCATCGAGCCATACTTCCGGAAGGA of the Cyclobacterium marinum DSM 745 genome contains:
- a CDS encoding 3'-5' exonuclease yields the protein MKDCFKHLMLDLETMGNASFAAIISIGLVEFDIETGITGREFYVNVDLQSCIDLGLIIDASTLKWWMKQNDHARKEFTDRVSIPIQNALSDVAEFCNKNYQIWGNSARFDCGILQNAFNKAGMDIPWDYKKERCIRTLVSFAPNIKANFKQSGNAHNALDDCKYQIGYCSEIWRYLNSD
- a CDS encoding P-loop NTPase family protein yields the protein MITIITGPQGSGKTTKAKELVKEMNASWVSEEMIQDPFWTGQHVAKDTSVIVIDELTNLAIIEEFEKYGNSLMIEERGCLPKFIKMPELIFVYQGIILEIVTTGDHEIKHIPLTKNYSKDPLPEECVRDITVKGELLFELANKNQWINRVPQILPEKTRGGESWVWVDKNGNVFECGADFSAAEKAETYPCKVYRLQSVAAAHG
- a CDS encoding nucleotidyltransferase family protein, with amino-acid sequence MKNREALLIAEKVKAILAPHCERIEIAGSIRRKKAEVKDIEIVAIPKPYDVGLFESGIATVVNQWAKVKGSLPCKYTQRTLPEGIKLDLFFATKENWGMIFAIRTGSAEYSHKTLARKWTSLGYKSEGGHLYIDDKKLDFLEEKDLFDKLGIKYLEPEFRV
- a CDS encoding putative quorum-sensing-regulated virulence factor produces the protein MTDQDPMPFGMHKGKSMANVPDSYLIWIYNRIQIKAESGNNLTKDEAAVLGYIEDFGVENLEIEY
- a CDS encoding DNA cytosine methyltransferase, with the translated sequence MKNIAKSNYQISQDGKLKFTSKSGDCMQLDMQAKVFYVDLFCGAGGVSWGVTKGGGTVIYCINHDPLAIASHAANLPNTIHATEDIKTFDLTELCELVKIIRQWNQEAIICLWASLECTHFSKAKGGNHRDADSRTLAEHLYRYIEALNPDYIDIENVVEFMSWGPLRIACEKSHKNRSDLKVKNTGGYHMVPYSKKNGKYYQNWKKNICEQYGYEYDNRILNSADFGAITARRRYFGQFIKPHVPFTWPKPTHAQNPEKEGLFGGLKKWKAVKPALDLEDEGKSIFNRKKDLSENTLKRIYAGLVKYVGEGKEPEFIMKYLSNNPKSGISNPVDLDGVCPTVTTQNRLALVNTKFIAKHFSGKPHQKVHPLNEPARTITTSANQSIVTPTFLMKYHGTGENLVNVDGPSSTLTTKDRIAKIQVIWIDKQFRSELNHQSVEVPAGSILTNDKHCKMTAFFMNNFTNGGQNGSLDNPAPSIMTVPKSNVIQAKWLMNHNYQNTGANIEKPAPTLLASRKHFYILNPQYQSKGNDLNRPCFTLIARMDKMPPYLVDATEGEGVICIYDEDCETMQKIKLFMAMYGIMDIKMRMLKVAELLRIQGFGDQYQLIGTQTDQKRFIGNSVEVNLAMKKAEARLMAINKLLTKQAVA
- the thyA gene encoding thymidylate synthase, whose product is MSKIDHTYQELCRKIFAEGREYENKNRGVKRLQIPSYTFRHSFTDGFPALTNKKLWWKAIVGELIWFLRGDNDVKYLNENGIDIWNKDAYNWYVKHHSHNGPDNTGLVENPDGSFRMLTFEEFSKKGRGPVGQNYSVHWRNFNGKTDQIADLILGMKKDIMSSRLKVNAWNPSEIFETALPPCHSEFQVIGVPLEDGSFGFELHWNQRSVDVFLGLPFNIASYGLLAKILESLTGYKAQAIEGTLKCVHFYDNQYDAALQLLERDPDKHGPCELVITNNGFISLNLNSSSKDSITDDLNLLLNTIEIRNFKLEGYTSDKPIKVDMLAPKEI